From Salvia splendens isolate huo1 chromosome 3, SspV2, whole genome shotgun sequence, a single genomic window includes:
- the LOC121793660 gene encoding uncharacterized protein LOC121793660 yields the protein MRIRKRLALCDSIPTQPLSLSDLHLPRSEPPCDFKTEEKIKQKEFGDEYDRMNTNNDIRKIVSIVCHGEEDSNTNMQPSSSSLQGRCCVESYKLVPLKKRIGIFERNPSEEGAAAKMKSKTNKKYGDVRKEKGKKSKRGNVIMEGSRCSRGNGRGWRCCQATLVGYSLCEHHLGKGRLRSKNLLTNHNKSRKVGVVKARSISSLLRQI from the exons ATGAGGATCCGAAAGCGTTTGGCGCTGTGTGATTCCATCCCTACACAACCTCTCTCACTCTCAGATCTCCACCTCCCACGATCAGAGCCGCCGTGTGATTTCAAAACTgaagaaaaaattaaacaaaag GAGTTTGGAGATGAATATGATCGTATGAATACTAATAATGATATCAG GAAAATAGTTAGCATCGTCTGTCATGGAGAAGAAGATTCCAACACAAATATGCAGCCATCATCTTCTTCTCTTCAAG GTAGGTGTTGTGTTGAAAGCTATAAATTGGTGCCATTAAAGAAGAGGATAGGGATTTTCGAGAGGAATCCGAGCGAGGAAGGCGCGGCTGCAAAAATGAAGTCGAAAACGAACAAGAAATATGGCGATGTTCGGAAAGAAAAGGGGAAGAAGAGCAAGAGGGGTAATGTGATCATGGAAGGGTCTCGGTGCAGCCGAGGAAACGGGCGCGGGTGGCGGTGCTGCCAGGCCACGCTGGTGGGCTACTCCCTATGCGAGCATCACTTGGGGAAGGGGAGGTTGAGGAGCAAGAACTTACTAACTAACCACAACAAGAGCCGCAAGGTTGGTGTTGTCAAAGCTAGATCCATCAGTAGTTTGCTTCGCCAAATTTGA
- the LOC121795543 gene encoding uncharacterized protein LOC121795543 has translation MDSDDEQFQQAVDLEFQNLVAAVQRKAEEAEEAAEAATEAAVEVGRPFHHRRFFDRDHVGADRRLMEDYFNDNTRYPPEVFRRRFRMSKNLFVHIATCLAQRFRCFNLRYDATGRPGLSTFQKCTMMGETTGLQTLRQFCRGIKDIFKGEYLRKPSADDC, from the exons atggattccgacgatgaacaatTCCAACAAGCGGTAGATCTAGAGTTCCAAAACCTTGTTGCGGCGGTGCAACGTAAAGCGGAAGAGGCAGaagaggcggcggaggcggcgacTGAGGCGGCGGTGGAAGTCGGCCGGCCATTCCATCATCGGCGATTTTTCGATCGTGATCATGTCGGGGCAGACCGCAGGTTGATGGAGGACTACTTCAACGACAACACCCGTTATCCGCCAGAAGTTTTccgtcggcgattcagaatgtcgaaAAATCTCTTCGTCCATATAGCGACGTGTTTGGCGCAGCGGTTCAGGTGCTTCAACTTGCGATATGATGCCACCGGCCGACCCGGCTTGTCGACTTTCCAGAAGTGTACGATG atgggcgaAACGACTGGACTACAGACGTTGAGGCAGTTTTGCAGGGGGATCAAGGATATCTTCAAAGGGGAGTATCTACGGAAGCCATCGGCCGATGATTGCTAG